One window from the genome of Alosa alosa isolate M-15738 ecotype Scorff River chromosome 15, AALO_Geno_1.1, whole genome shotgun sequence encodes:
- the LOC125307814 gene encoding sterile alpha motif domain-containing protein 3-like isoform X1 — translation MCRARAGHLKFCQLVCQSLLSLQQTICRYPSSKMYNDSCSALVAKYNFLRDHTGKGYESWHQMIKNKFKKERRPLVFIPEIQQKKTSSKTPPETTSTAIMTVDGTSTLGEDAISLGCHREKMQAECHKKHPNLSILQDKMARTRVERTVYLENHSTMETLDEYPALRFPIVLLAETNHQLDVDVDRSIMSGMGIVARKIIEECQRRATGRDLFKMYDDAKDAFAEESHRGLQLILATFLLPHLFREDPNAIYLINKDPEVPTPVLIITGNPFLEATFGVRLDYTDILTHKVDDITLWLATLMSIYFVFNIEYHKKVKNTLSFIEKYLMSNTPEGKISPTVIKMANYLFS, via the exons ATGTGCCGTGCGCGAGCTGGACATTTGAAATTTTGTCAGTTGGTTTGTCAGAGCCTCCTGAGTTTGCAACAAACTATCTGCAG GTATCCCTCAAGTAAAATGTATAACGACAGTTGTTCTGCGCTGGTTGCAAAGTACAATTTCCTCCGGGATCACACAGGGAAAGGCTAT GAATCGTGGCatcaaatgataaaaaataaatttaaaaaagaacGAAGACCCTTGGTGTTCATTCCTGAGATTCAACAAAAAAAGACCTCAAGCAAAACTCCGCCAGAAACAACATCCACTGCTATAATG ACTGTAGATGGAACTAGCACTCTTGGAGAGGATGCCATCAGCCTTGGATGCCACCGGGAAAAGATGCAGGCTGAGTGCCATAAAAAACACCCAAATCTGTCTATTCTACAAGACAAAATGGCCCGAACAAGGGTAGAGAGAACAGTATACTTAGAAAACCATTCGACAATGGAGACCCTTGACGAGTACCCTGCACTGCGATTTCCAATAGTA CTTCTTGCAGAAACAAATCACCAGCTTGATGTTGACGTTGATCGCAGCATTATGTCAGGAATGGGAATTGTAGCAAGAAAAATTATAGAAGAATGCCAACGACGAGCCACAGGACGGGATCTCTTTAAAATGTATGACGATGCCAAGGATGCATTTGCGGAGGAATCCCACAGAGGTCTTCAGTTGATTCTCGCCACATTTCTCCTGCCACATTTATTCAGGGAGGACCCCAATGCCATTTATCTCATCAACAAG GACCCAGAGGTTCCAACGCCGGTACTAATCATTACCGGAAACCCCTTCTTGGAGGCTACGTTTGGTGTGCGTCTGGACTACACAGATATCCTCACCCACAAAGTTGATGACATCACCCTCTGGCTTGCAACTTTGATGTCAATTTATTTTGTGTTCAACATCGAATACCACAAAAAGGTCAAAAACACTCTTAGTTTCATTGAGAAGTACCTTATGTCCAATACACCAGAAGGAAAAATCTCTCCCACTGTCATTAAAATGGCTAACTATTTGTTTTCTTAA
- the LOC125307814 gene encoding sterile alpha motif domain-containing protein 3-like isoform X2 — MYNDSCSALVAKYNFLRDHTGKGYESWHQMIKNKFKKERRPLVFIPEIQQKKTSSKTPPETTSTAIMTVDGTSTLGEDAISLGCHREKMQAECHKKHPNLSILQDKMARTRVERTVYLENHSTMETLDEYPALRFPIVLLAETNHQLDVDVDRSIMSGMGIVARKIIEECQRRATGRDLFKMYDDAKDAFAEESHRGLQLILATFLLPHLFREDPNAIYLINKDPEVPTPVLIITGNPFLEATFGVRLDYTDILTHKVDDITLWLATLMSIYFVFNIEYHKKVKNTLSFIEKYLMSNTPEGKISPTVIKMANYLFS, encoded by the exons ATGTATAACGACAGTTGTTCTGCGCTGGTTGCAAAGTACAATTTCCTCCGGGATCACACAGGGAAAGGCTAT GAATCGTGGCatcaaatgataaaaaataaatttaaaaaagaacGAAGACCCTTGGTGTTCATTCCTGAGATTCAACAAAAAAAGACCTCAAGCAAAACTCCGCCAGAAACAACATCCACTGCTATAATG ACTGTAGATGGAACTAGCACTCTTGGAGAGGATGCCATCAGCCTTGGATGCCACCGGGAAAAGATGCAGGCTGAGTGCCATAAAAAACACCCAAATCTGTCTATTCTACAAGACAAAATGGCCCGAACAAGGGTAGAGAGAACAGTATACTTAGAAAACCATTCGACAATGGAGACCCTTGACGAGTACCCTGCACTGCGATTTCCAATAGTA CTTCTTGCAGAAACAAATCACCAGCTTGATGTTGACGTTGATCGCAGCATTATGTCAGGAATGGGAATTGTAGCAAGAAAAATTATAGAAGAATGCCAACGACGAGCCACAGGACGGGATCTCTTTAAAATGTATGACGATGCCAAGGATGCATTTGCGGAGGAATCCCACAGAGGTCTTCAGTTGATTCTCGCCACATTTCTCCTGCCACATTTATTCAGGGAGGACCCCAATGCCATTTATCTCATCAACAAG GACCCAGAGGTTCCAACGCCGGTACTAATCATTACCGGAAACCCCTTCTTGGAGGCTACGTTTGGTGTGCGTCTGGACTACACAGATATCCTCACCCACAAAGTTGATGACATCACCCTCTGGCTTGCAACTTTGATGTCAATTTATTTTGTGTTCAACATCGAATACCACAAAAAGGTCAAAAACACTCTTAGTTTCATTGAGAAGTACCTTATGTCCAATACACCAGAAGGAAAAATCTCTCCCACTGTCATTAAAATGGCTAACTATTTGTTTTCTTAA